CGAGACCCACACCGGATGATGACGGAGAGGAACCTCGGTTCTTCGTTGCAGCACCAAGGTAACAGTAGGTTGGCGATAGGCTGGGCGGACCTTCAACACGGTGTTCCGACGTACCACTGACGACGACGGTTATGACTCGGGGATGGCGAGGACCGGTTCGTTGCAGTTTCAACCGAGCAACTTCGCTCTTAGAGTTGGTTGACCCACTCGCAATGGCGGACTCGGGCTTTGACCAAAACACTCTGGCTGACTACCGGATGTGGACACTGGTTTAGTAAGTCCGAGACTAGTGATGAACCGGGGTGTCCTCGTGTAGGTTCTATGGTACGTTGTAGCGTAGTGGCCGTCCAAATGCGAGTGAGTATGGGTAAACTTAAGGGGCCCTGGAATTCAGGATAGGGGGGTTTTAATTCACGGCGATACTAGAAGTTCCATGTTGCTACGGGGAGTGGGTTCAAGTTTACCTGGAAATCCTTGGGAATCTTTGGCACTTCCGGATTTCACACACTTCACCACTGGGCACTGGTTTTGTATCACGGCGCGCTATTTCGTGCTGTCGCCTTAGACTTCCAGTAATGAAATGGCCGATCTTTCCCCCCGTAGCTGCCCTGTTCTTTCGCCTCCCCATCCTGTGCCACATTTCGCCTCGCCTCACATCTTCGCCTGGCCTCGCCTTACAACTTCGCCTCACCTCGCCTTACAACTTCGCCTCTTCTCTTCGCCGCGCCTTTTCGCCCCGCTTTCTCGCTCTCGTTAAACGATGCCATCTGGTGGTGGGGATGTCGTACTCGGCCCTCGAGGTTGACGCGTAGAGGTTTTGGGTTGGGTGAACGTAGGGTGATTTTTCGCTACGCAACGCACTTTctcggcacatttaaacttCCACGGACAAAATGTCAACGATATTGACAGAGAACCTACCCGTTGGTACAATCTTAGACACTCGGTTAGCCACAAATGTCTTCCAGCGATTGGGCGGTGATTGTAGCCACTGAAGAACCGTAGAGGAATCAGTCCAGAAGAACACTTCGGCAGGCAACTTGAGAGCACGATTGACCTTCTCGGATAGGCTGACAGACAGAACGGCTCCACAAAGTTCCAAACGGGCAATGCTATGGTGGCTCTTCAGCGGTGCGACCTTCGACTTCGATGTCAGCAATACGACACGGACGACTCCATTACATTCGGACCGAATGTAGCAGCAGCTCCCGTAGGCCTTCTCCGACGCATCCGAAAAGAAATGCAACTGAAAGGATGTGGCATTGGCGGAAGACACGTATCGAGGAACTTGGATCGTGGCGATGGTATCCAGCGTGCTATGAAACTCCTTCCAATCGGCGATCCCACTCGAAAGATTCTCCACTCTCTGTTCGAAGTCCCCACAAACGCTGCATGAACAGTTTGGCGACGGTAATAATCGGTCCAACCAAACCAAGTGGATCGAAGATCTGGGCGATGTACGACATAATCTTGCGCTTTGTGAGTACTGGAGCTGGCAGGGGCAATTGGACTCTAAATCGTAGAACGTCAGACCTCGTTTCCCAAACAAGTCCAAGCGTAGAGACGGCCTGATCGTCCTGCAGGCTGTGGATTGCGGATACGGCTAAATCTTCTGGAATAATACCTCGAAGCGCTTCAGGAACATTGGATGCCCATTTCTTGAGTGGTAAACCGGCAGAAACAGCTAAAGCGGATGCTTCTCGGCGGAGTTGAACGGCGGATTCGACATCTTCGGCACCAGTCAAACAGTCGTCAACGTAGAAGTCGTTCTTAAAAACTGAGGTGGCAACAGGAAAACGACTGACTTCATCCTCAGCGAGACGTTGTAAAGCGCGCGTGGCCAAAAATGGTGCTGAAGCGAAACCGTACGTCACAGTCTGCAGCTCAAACGTTGCGAGAGGCTCTTCAGGACTTTGGCGCCAGAGAATGCGTTGGTACGTACAGTCGTCTAGGTGCAGTTGTATTTGGCGGTACATCTTTTCAATGTCGGCTACGAGTGCGATTGGGTGGGTTCGGAAGCGCATAATGATCGACAGTAGATCGTCCTGGATAGTAGGTCCCACCAACTGCATATCGTTGATGGGGTAACCGGTTGATGTCTTGCACGAAGCGTCAAAAACAACACGGACTTTGGTGCTTGTGCTTGACTCCTTGAAGACTGGATGATGTGGTAGATAGCAGTGGGGGACAGAGTCGTCTACTGGATCAGTCAACTTAATCATATGGCCCAAACGTTCGTAGTCGGCCATGAAACAAACGTAGGCTTCTCGAGTGGCAGGATCTCGCTTAAGTCTCCTCTCTAGACTTTGGAAGCGGCGCTCGGCGATGGATCTTGATTCACCAACACGTACCAGGGGGTCACTAGTGAGTGGCAATCTAACTACGAAACGACCGGACGAATCGCGAGTGGTGGTAGCACTGAACACTTCTTCACACTTAATTTCTTCAGCTGACAGAGCTTGAGACGGCAACAGAGATTCGAGTTCCCAGAACCTTTCGATGGATTGTTCAAGGTCTCGATCGATGGTCGTAAGATGGCATAACCGGGGTGTTACGGAGGAATTTATCGGAGCCGTTCCGGATACAGCCCATCCAAAAACAGTCTCAACTAGAGTCGGCATCTCATTGCCGAGGGAAATCTTGCTGCCGCCGTGAAGTTCGTGGTACACTTCTCCGCCAACGATGAGGTCAATGTCCGCAGGAATAAAGAAGAGTGGATCAGCCAGGTCGACATCAGGTATTTTCCAAGCAGAAACATCAATTTTCACAGTCGGTAGGCAGACTGTTGGCCTTTTAAGGATAAGAAAATTTAACTCCGTTGCGTACTTGGTTACGGTTGAGCGAATCTTTGCTGTTAACTGGCGCTTGATCTGCTTGGATGATTCACCAATCCCTGAAACGGCAATGTCAACGGTAGAACGGCGAAGATCGAGAGTGTTGGCCAACTTATTCGTCATGAAGCTGCACATGCTAGCGGAATCCAGTAGCGCTCGCGCCGGAATTTCCTTCCCCGTACTGTCAACCACCAAAAGCATCACCGTTTCTAGCAAAACTGTACTGTTTGATGCCTGAACAGTCATACAGACTTGTTGGCTCGAAGTTGATGGTTGCGGATCTGCATCTGGAGGAGCGGTATTGCGCTGCGGAGCTGGGAGTGGCGGACTCGATGAAAGCGAAGTTGGTTTCGGAACCGAATTGAAGTTGGTGGTCTTGACCGCATCATGGAGGAGAGAATGATGCTTTCCATTGCAGAAACGACAAGTGTGTCTGGAGGAACAGGATCGTGATAAATGGCCGGAATTGAAACAATTCCAACACAAACGATGGGATGTGACAACATGCCGTCGGTTGTAGGGAGAGAAACTTGCGAATTTCCTACAGCGAAATAGATGGTGTCGTTCCGAACAAACTACGCACACGGGTAAATCGGGTTTTGGATCAGACGCAACAGGATTGGCCACTAATCGGAACGCATTCTTCGGTTGGGATCCCGTCATCCTCGCTGGAATCGCTTGCAGGTTGCGCTGCTCTTCTGAAACGATCGTCTTCAGCATCATCGCTCGAGAATACAAGAAATCGATCAACTCTTGGTAAGTGATGTCTCTCAGGTCGCTTGTTTTCTCCTCCCAGGCTCGCAGAGTCGTTGGATCCAATTTGTAGCACAGTAGATTCACTAGCGGAGTGTCCCAGTAACCTACCGGCTCACCCAGTTTAGCCATGGCCTTCACATGGCGGTCAAAGTCATCCGTCAATGCATGGAGATCCTTCGAAGATTCTTTCCTCAAAGGTTGGAGGTCGTACATTGCCCTGAAGAGCTGTCGTTTCAAGTACCGCTGGTTATCATACCGCTTCATTAACGCTTCCCAAGTGATAAGATAATTGTCAGCCTCAACGTTTACGGACTCGAAAGGTTTCTTGGCTTCGCCTTCCAAACTCTGAAGCAAGTACTGCAGCTTTGCAACCGATGGAACATCTGGATTCGAGTGTACCATGGACTTGAACGTGTCTCGGAACGACAACCATCGTGAAAAATCACCATCGAACCTCGGCAAATCTATTTTGGGCAGGCGTAGGTGAAACATAGCTGTGCTGGTTGGTGCGGTCGGCTCTGCTGATGTAGAACTACTCAACCTTTCCGGTATGTTGTTCAAAAGGAATGCTTTCACCTCGCAAAACCTTTTCTCGATGGTCGATCTCTCAGCCAAACGCATTTCAAGCCGATCTGGTCCATCCCACTTCTCGATGACGGTTTGCGTTTTCTGGAACTGGTCGTAGATCCGATCAACTAGATCTTGTCGAACTTGAAGGCGCCCAACATCTCGATCCACGTTGAATTCCCTCGTACATCTTTCAACATCCGATAGATTTGTCAGAATGGCCTTGCGGCGAATGATGGCATCCTCCACTCTTTCGTCTGACTTGGTTTTCGGCATGTTGGGATTCACTGACACTTGCTACCACCACTGTACGATAACGAAAACACAGCacaaaaaacgaaaacgaaatccTTCCCGAACCGATGTACTGGTTTTTAACACGACGTCGGAAGTGTAAACCAATCGAACGATTAAATCCTTCCCGTCGCGGATTTACACTTCTACGCGACGAAGAATGATACAAATCGTACGATTCAATCCTTCCCGTCGCGGTGTATCAATCttaaaacgaaacgaaaccgAGAATTGTGTGTTAAAATCGACGAAAAAATCCTTCCCGACGCGACACACAATTCTTTCTCGAAGACTGCCACCCACTCACACCCAATCGCatatattttttatccaaaattgccaatattaGCCTCACCCGCATAAACCAGGATTGTAACCAAACGTTTTCTAAAACAATCgcaaaacgatttgataagGCGTAGATAGAACTTTAGGCaaacttttaaagaaattgtGAAATACATTAcatgaatcgtgaattccgaattgattgtatttttaatatgttgttaggttatgtaactgttaaaaactgttcaaaCTCTTATATGGGAGAACTGTTCTGCAAACAGTCGCGATAACGTTCGAAAACCACTCATGAATAACGTGCTTGTGCATTCGAACTGTTTTGGTTACAgttattcttaaaatttacttgTAACTGAACATTAACAGTAGTAGTTGTAGAACGATTCGATATGGCTTTCTTCCAACGATATGCCTACCGTATTATGAATAGTAAGAGAAAGTAGCACGCACAcacacaaaagaaaattttcttcaaaaaataatcgaattttttaattttatgaatttttattttattcacttattgaaccatatttttgaTTAGCTCCTTCATCAGGGGGTGTTTAAATTTTGATCACACTGGCGGGATGTTGGCGTAGCTGCTGGATCAAAAGTTGTACGGGACATTTTTCCTCCCAGCATGACGATATTGCTCGTCCAGCTCCCGGCGctgcaataaaaataaacctttttagTGGATCGATACATATCTAATGTTTATGAAACTTACCTGTTGCGAACATGGTGTCCTTCTTCCGgattgttccaaaaagtttgtCCGCCTGTCGGATTCTAAGCTGAGAGAACTTTTTTCTGGCTGCTGAGTGCTGGGGAGTTGAACTGGGGGAAGGTGAAAAactaaaagtttttgtttttttttcctttcagttGTCCGCCTGTCCAGTGGTGCCGGCTAGAgcgatttttcaaaactgtaccaatatgaaattaaaaagcgaaaataaaaaagatttatgACTTTGATGTTTCTGTGTTGCCTATTTGCATGTATGCTAGCCTACACATCAAATTTGTAAttgctggttgttttttttaacctacattttattcaatgacaaatgacttaaaatcgtaATGAGTTCCATGGATTTGTAAAGAAACTTTCATATTTATATTATAAATCGAAGAGCTATATTACCCTCGATTAGTAtcggggccgttcacataccacgtggacaacttagggggagggggTTTATGGAATTGTCCACGGTTGTCTATGGAGAGGGAGGTAGGGGTTTGTGTCATGTCCACATGGACATATTCCCAAAATATTTGCTaataaggtgaataaatattaagatgtttaaatcaaaatctttataTTGCAAAGCTtttcagtttaaatttaaataattagtaataaatataataattattataaaaatttattatttttaaaattatctataTCAGGAAATGCTTATTCTTTTTTCGTCAgaatcagccatttcaataacaaaaaagccaaaaagtagtgttttctaactgtcaaattagatttagaaaaaagaacAATCCAAATCTGTCCGCATGGATCCGGGTAGGTGTTCGCCAAATGTCCACgtttgtccacggagggggaggagggggggggagggggtcaaaatctaatttttctgtcaacgtggtatctgaacggccccattataaaagatgaaaaaaattgaaacttttttcgtaaatgtgtacaaatttttgtacaaaaccatctggcatctctgacagGGCGTTTCGTTCATTTATGACAGAAGGGATGAACGGTATGTGTAACGGTTCGAGTTCGGTTTTGCGATTAAAGAAAAAGTGAAGGAAATCGTTCATATCATTCAATAACCTTTCCAGATACCATCACGTTTTCACATAAACGttcatatttcatttttatcgttGGCAAAGTAAAGTTTGGAAGAACAGCTACATTTACATATACAATCACTATTTCTGAAACCATAGATGTACCGTATAAACTGTTTGAGATatggttttttagtatgcgggcaGGTACAAAAGGACTGAATTCGCCAATAAAATTCCAAGTCCAAAATCCAACCaataaaaatcaccaaatccaaacttccaaatttttgctgaccGGTGTAGATCATAAACATAGCAGCAGGTCAAAATTAGCAGCTGTTGGTGGCTTTGTGCTGTTGGCTTGGCTTCACTTTGCGCTTTCTTGGCTCGAAAAACAATGTACAGCAGTACAAAAGGCAAGCAAAATGGCCCAACTTGATGCAGTCAGCGCGTCGAATAAAGAAAATGGTGTACTCACCGCTACCTTCCGTGTGGGGAATTCCTCCGATCCGGCCGAAGGACCAATGTTGAGGATTCAGGGGGTAGCCTAACAGGTTCAAAGATCGGAGGCTTTACTTTCCGTTGCTTCGCCAACGGGACGGAAAGGTAGCACCAAAAAGCGTTAATTAATCCACCGCTGGTGGGTCGTTTTGTTCGCTGCTGCTAGGTCGGGAGGTCCGATTTCGTTGCACCAAAATGTTTCACACACAACGCAGTTCGCATCAAACGCACAGCACGCAGTTTGTTTGGCTGACAAGGGTTTCGGATGCGTTTTGGAAACACTAAACAGACGACCGATTAACAGAAATAAAACACCACTTTATTAGCTTTAACTCGACCGACGGAACAAAACAATCAACGAGCACGGAGCTGATGTTGCCACTTCGAGAATTTATTTAGACTGATTTATGCTGACTTTGTTGTTGCTTTGGTCAGCTGGTTGGTGAGTTACCGTGTCAAAACAGTTCATTCGGTAACTCACtggtatgtttttttcttatactaggatggttcaatattttacgatttacaataattgaaaataattaaaggaAATTTAACACACATTATATACAATAGGTTTGGTCACAAACAGAAATGTCAACGCAGACCGGACTATACTACACTTCCAACTAAAAACTTGACTGCGAACACCAACCAACAAAAATCCCATCCTACTCCACCGGTAAACCCATCTTATTTTCTGAAGACTGGTAAGTCAAACCAACCATAGACTccatatttaaaaatctttccaATTATTTCCACTTTTCTGAACACTTCTATCTACCACTTTTCCTTCTATAATCATGGCCCAAAACAGTCGCAATAGCCCCACCCGAAAAACCATAACCAACTTTGCATTACAGTGGAATATATTTGGTCTCAGAACCCGGCTACCCGAACTACAACTCCTtgtctcaaaattctcaattctcaattctcgcCCTTCAAGAAACCCTCTCCCCACATTCAACAACTCAGACAAATATAATAAACAGATATCACTTTTTGGCACATAAAAATCCCTCGAACCCCTACAGCCGAGGCGTAGGCATTGGAATAAAAAACGGAACCCCATACTCCTCAGTTAACATTAACTCCCTACTCAACGTCTTTTGTATACGGCTTGATGCCCCCATCAAAATCTCCGTAGTATGTCTTTATGCATCGCCATCACTGTCTTATGAAGACTACACTAAAAACTTTTAAGACCTTATTCCCCAAATACCGCCCCCTTTTATCCTACTCGGTGATTTCAACGCCCACTCTACGGAATGGGGTAGTAAAACCGTTGACCGAAAGGGTGAGTTTATTGAGGACTTAGCCCAAACACAATTTCTTACCATTTTGAATGATGGCTCCCCTACACGCTTATGCCCTCGCACGGGCAACACATCAGCCATTGACCTAAGCATGGTCTCATGGACTCTTGGTCCTAAATTCGGTTGGAAAGCCCTAGAAGACAATGGTGGAAGCGATCACTTTCCCCTCCTAATCAACCTACAACACCCCTCCCCAATAGCCGCAACAAGACCTCGCTGGCGATATGATGAAGCCAAATGGGAAGATTACCAATCACATATCGACAACTTACTCTCCATGCATGAATCCATTTCTCTCGAGCAATTCAATAACATTCTGTTGGACGCGGGTACACAATTCATTCCCCGCACTAGTGGGATACCAGGGAAAACAGCGGTTCCATGGTGGGGACCTGAAGTCCGAGAAGCTCTGAAAAAACGAAGGAAGGCCCTGCGACTCCTGAGACGAACTCCAAATGACCATCCCAATAAACAAAATGCTCTGATAGCCTTCAAAAAAGCCAGGGCAGCAGCAAGGCCCGCCGTCCGCTCCGCAAAAAACGAATGCTGGCTAAAGTTCACTGAAGAAATAAATCCCAACACCCCATCCAAAATCCTTTGGAGTAAAATCAAAATCCTCAATGGAGAGCCCcggaaaaatcaatttcacCTGCTCCTTAACCACAACTATACCAACGACCCACTTCTCCTTGCTGAAGCTTTCTGCCAGCACTTTTCTTCCACCAGCAATATCCAACCAAATCTAACCCTATCCGAAGAAGCCCCACTCCCTATTCAAAATCTTTCTCTTAACTCCTCCTACAATTCCGACTTCACCCTAGAAGAACTTAACACTGCCCTACGTAAAGTCAAAGGACTCTCTTCCGGACCCGATGACATTGGATATCCGTTCTTAAAAAACTTGCCCCTATCTggtaaaacaaagtttttaagtATAATTAACCACATATGGAATGAAGGATCTATACCCGATATCTGGAAGCGCGGCCTAATAGTTCCCATCCCCAAACCTCAAAAAGATCCAAGCAATGTCGATAGCTATCGCCCCATTACCTTGATAGACTGTGCTGGTAAGATTATGGAAAGGCTGGTCAACCACCGCCTCAATACTGTTCTTGAACAAAATCACCTCTTAGACGACCGCCAATACGCATTTCGTCCCTGCCGATCAACTGACGACTATCTTTGCCTCCTAGAATGCATTCTGCATGATGCCTTAAGTCGTAGCCAACATATCGATCTCTTATCCTTGGACTTATCCAAAGCGTTTGATCGGGTCGATCATACTACCATACTTACAGCACTAAGAGAATGGGGACTCGCCGGTAGACTATACCAATACATAAAAAGCTTCCTATCAAACCGCACTATCCAGGTCCTTATCAATAACTGTCTTTCCAACCCAAAGCCAATATTCACAGGGGTACCACAAGGATCAGTAATCTCTCCCACCCTCTTCCTTATCGCAATCAATTCTATCTTCAAAATCATCCCCGATCACACTAAGATCCTAGTCTACGCAGACGATATCACATTAGTCTCGATATCTTCTTTCGCACGCTTAGCACGCAATAGACTACAAATAACACTGGACAAAATAGCCAGCTGGGCACCCAGAACGGGTTTCCAATTCTCTCCTGACAAGTCCAAACTCCTCAACCTGGGCCCTAACAGAAAGAAGCTCAACTACTTAATCAAGCCATTCCCTTCGTCCACTCCATCCGACTTTTGGGTGTTTGGATTGATGATCGACTGAATTTCTCAACTCATCTCAATCATGTCAGAAAAAGCGCAAAAAAACAAGACCAACATACTTCGTATCCTGAGTAAAACCCCAAGTCATGCCAACCGCGACTCCCTCCTAAGATTTGTCCATGGATGGATACTCCCATCAGTACTCTACGGACTTGGTTTCATCAGTAGGTCCGGCCCACGTCTCTATAATAAACTCGAACCCTTATACAATGGATTCATCAGAACAGTTGGTTCTGCCTTTGTCACAAGCCCAATTGTATCTATTATGGCTGAAAGCGGCCAGCTTCCCTTCAGATATCTAGTGGCCAAACATCTAACATCCAAATCTCTCCGCTGGCTCGCCATCGGAGGTAACAGCGATGCTCCATTAGTATCTCGCACCAACACTCTACTCCTAGAACTTACTAACTCTACCCCTCCATCCATCTGCCAAAGAAGAACCCCCGCCATTCGGTATTGGACCGAGAAAACACCATCCGTCGATCTGTCTCTGCCCCTTAATATCAAAGCCGGTCAATACTCTAGCACAGTCCTACCCCACTTCTACCAACTCCTCGACAGAAAATACAAGACGACCACCCACATATACACCGACGGCTCTAAGACTATTGAAGACAGAGTCGGTTGTGGCATTGATGACCCCTCCGATAAACGAAGCATCGCCTTACCAACCCAGTGCTCCGTTTTCAGCGCCGAAGCATATGCCGTGTTGAACGCCCTCCAGAATACCCAACAAAACCATTCAACACCTCTAACCATCTTCTCCGACTCAGCCAGTGTGCTGGAAGCCGTATCCAAGGGCAATATTAAACACCCCTGGATTTCATCCATAGCAAGCGAAGCTTTAAACAAAAGAGCAACCCTAGTTTGGATTCCTGGACACGCCGGCATACCCGGTAACGAATCTGCAGACCGGCTGGCCTCAATAGGTGCCAATCTCACCCCATCACAAATATCTATCCCCCAACAAGATGCCTATCGTTACACCTCAAACAAACTTTCCCTAGCCTGGGAGAGAGACTGGGCAAGCAACCGGACAGCCAAACTCAGGGAAGTGAAGAACTGCCCCCGAAAATGGATCGACCGGAAAAACCCCAGAGAGAGAACTGCCCTAACCCGATTACGGATTGGCCACACCAGGCTAACTCAGTCCTATCTTCTTGACAGGGACAACCCTCCCATCTGCCCTTCGTGCAGTTGTGTTGTCTCCGTCAAACACATCCTTGTTGATTGCTCTATATACGAAGAGCACAGAGCAGAGCATCAATTAGCTAGCAGCTTAAGGCAAATACTTGCCAATTGCCCCGACGAAGAGAAAAAGCTAATAAGTTTCCTTGCAAGTACAAACCTCCTGCCCAAAATTTAAGCGAAAATAGGGAAGAATGACACTCCGTGTTACACTCCcattacaaagaaaaaaaaaagtatatacgTATTGGTAACACAAGCGATATTGCAACGGAGAGTCGTAGTATATTTGAACCATGGAACGGATAAGCCCGAAAAAGATATAATACGCGGGAAGAACTGTTCCTTCGAATGTGAGAACAATGAATGAAGTATTGACTTTTTTGGCGCCTTCCTTCCTCTAGATCCTTCTAACGCCTATGACTTTTTGCGATTTTAACTCCTCTAGTAAAATTTCATTGCTGATTCCATCGATTTCATCGCAAGTAACTTTATACTGCCTGCGGTTCAGCTTAGTATGGGAttgtacagggtccggcaattgaactgctacaaaacTTTAGGAGTGATTATTACGAATTATACAAAACCGAGTTAGATGACACCTTGTCACCTTGTTAACATTATGTCTAAGATGTCAGAGgatatatttgttaattttgtaatcaagtgtttttcgtaaaaaataGTCCTCGAACCTCAACGTAATGCTTTGATTGCCTAGTTCCAGGCTGTGAAACGGTAGGAAGACATATTTCGTGAGTTGTCCAATGAGTGTAtgtatttcttttcattttggctcgcacttggaagatacctgcccgaatagcaaagaccataGTTAAACAGTAACCGTACATTGATattcaatttaacaataaatttcaacGTAAGTTCATATTATTAATTTACCACTTTATATATGATAATACCACAATATTTAGAGTAACCATGAAATGTAAAGTTGATACATAATATTTCAAAGTTGCCAAAAAGAGAAGAATCAAcctatttgtaatttttcgtgTAGAGGAAAATTTCATCCAACGCGCGCCATTTGGTTGGACAATTTTGGTCGCCTTTCTCGTTTCGAGAATTGCGATTCATTACCAATTTTTACGTGGTGGATTAGCCGGGATCGATTCAGAAAGCGATGGCACTGGCTCGGATGTCGATGGTGAGTAATTTTGGTGCTCATATATGAGACTCATAAACTAAttgcaaaattcttaaatttcagAAGCACACAAATAGAAAATAATCACCGCTAGAGCTTTGGACGGGGCCAAAATGCCTGATATGGAACAGAAAGAGGTCCGGAACACAACCCGTACTAACGTACACATTCCACGGATGGTGTTTGAAGTTGTGCCGGAGCCGTCTCCCAGGCGCAGGAGGTCCACCGTGCCGCCCGTTTCGCAGTGAAATGGTGTACAAGTGTGAGTACTCCTTGTAACTTTATCACAGTGCCAAGAAAGTCCAAAAATAAAATGGTTTTGAAAGCAAatcaaaaatgagtttttttatctttccgaaaagtaaataatttataaaaacaaattcaaaccatGAAATTTCACGGTCTCGAGGGGTTTTAAATATTACGAATAAACATTGAAGTTCATCTTCGTTAAAACAAtataaacacaataaaaaacGATGAATATTACCGTTTCCTCGAGAAAATTTGGAAGCTGAAATGACcataaaattcatagttttgcgttctaaattgtatggaaaaaagttcattatttcattgttaagttgcttaacaacccccttttttcatggtagtTTTGGCCAAAACCATAAATACCATGGTCAAAAACAATGAGTTTGACAGTGATATCATGGTTCGATGTACCGTGATATTCATGGTATCCACCATAAAATCCACAGTAGAGTGAAAATGAAACTCATGgttttttcataatgtttttctattcgggtgGAGATCAGAAGTACCCAAGTATAGTATGGTGGGGATCGTCAAGCTACAGTGGCGACACCTACCATGGTGAAAATCATCAAGATGCACCCTGAGAGAATTTCTTGGCGTAGTAACACCAAATTGGCGATAGATTTTAAAACACCGGATCAAAATCGCCGTCGGATCTTGGAAGATGATCTTTAGGCCCAGCCTTACAAGATCCTAAGATTTCAAGACCTCTCGTTTGAACAGAAGCAAGAGCGGGTAGAAAGGGCGAAGGCGCAGCTTACGCGGTCCGCGCATGAAAAAATtggagaatatcgtgttttctgCCGATGAATTCATCGCTGTTCAGCGGTTCGTGAAAAacagaactacagattttgGTTGCCAGAAAGATCACGAATCTATGCAAACGT
This sequence is a window from Uranotaenia lowii strain MFRU-FL chromosome 3, ASM2978415v1, whole genome shotgun sequence. Protein-coding genes within it:
- the LOC129752744 gene encoding uncharacterized protein LOC129752744, producing MPKTKSDERVEDAIIRRKAILTNLSDVERCTREFNVDRDVGRLQVRQDLVDRIYDQFQKTQTVIEKWDGPDRLEMRLAERSTIEKRFCEVKAFLLNNIPERLSSSTSAEPTAPTSTAMFHLRLPKIDLPRFDGDFSRWLSFRDTFKSMVHSNPDVPSVAKLQYLLQSLEGEAKKPFESVNVEADNYLITWEALMKRYDNQRYLKRQLFRAMYDLQPLRKESSKDLHALTDDFDRHVKAMAKLGEPVGYWDTPLVNLLCYKLDPTTLRAWEEKTSDLRDITYQELIDFLYSRAMMLKTIVSEEQRNLQAIPARMTGSQPKNAFRLVANPVASDPKPDLPVCVVCSERHHLFRCRKFASFSPYNRRHVVTSHRLCWNCFNSGHLSRSCSSRHTCRFCNGKHHSLLHDAVKTTNFNSVPKPTSLSSSPPLPAPQRNTAPPDADPQPSTSSQQVCMTVQASNSTVLLETVMLLVVDSTGKEIPARALLDSASMCSFMTNKLANTLDLRRSTVDIAVSGIGESSKQIKRQLTAKIRSTVTKYATELNFLILKRPTVCLPTVKIDVSAWKIPDVDLADPLFFIPADIDLIVGGEVYHELHGGSKISLGNEMPTLVETVFGWAVSGTAPINSSVTPRLCHLTTIDRDLEQSIERFWELESLLPSQALSAEEIKCEEVFSATTTRDSSGRFVVRLPLTSDPLVRVGESRSIAERRFQSLERRLKRDPATREAYVCFMADYERLGHMIKLTDPVDDSVPHCYLPHHPVFKESSTSTKVRVVFDASCKTSTGYPINDMQLVGPTIQDDLLSIIMRFRTHPIALVADIEKMYRQIQLHLDDCTYQRILWRQSPEEPLATFELQTVTYGFASAPFLATRALQRLAEDEVSRFPVATSVFKNDFYVDDCLTGAEDVESAVQLRREASALAVSAGLPLKKWASNVPEALRGIIPEDLAVSAIHSLQDDQAVSTLGLVWETRSDVLRFRVQLPLPAPVLTKRKIMSYIAQIFDPLGLVGPIITVAKLFMQRLWGLRTESGESFEWDRRLEGLHFFSDASEKAYGSCCYIRSECNGVVRVVLLTSKSKVAPLKSHHSIARLELCGAVLSVSLSEKVNRALKLPAEVFFWTDSSTVLQWLQSPPNRWKTFVANRVSKIVPTGPLKFTHTHSHLDGHYATTYHRTYTRTPRFITSLGLTKPVSTSGSQPECFGQSPSPPLRVGQPTLRAKLLG